A window of Theropithecus gelada isolate Dixy chromosome 8, Tgel_1.0, whole genome shotgun sequence genomic DNA:
AGTTAAAAGGTGGTACAAATCCAGAAACTGGGTGGGAGAGGTTGTATTTTTTGGCTCTAAGATATCATTTGGGATTAGGAACTCTCTCAGAAAAGagcctagatttttttcttctttctcgagggacaattatttgaaaattttcaggaCCTCTCCTGCATTTAAGTGATGCTGCCTTCCTTGCTCTTTGTATACTTGGCCACCAGCATTTATGAGTTGGGTCTACCATCATCCAATATGGAGCACTCTGGACAAGCTATTGGTTAATCTGATGTTCAGTCCATATATATGTGCCCTTGTCTCTGGCACCAATTCCTACTCTAAAGAGTTCTGGTCAAGGGAACAGGACTGGGTTTACCCTACCACACTGTTACAAGTCATGgagaattcatattttttcttagagaaaaaaaaaaaaaaaaaaaacctgctcaGGGCCACTTTGTTTAGTTGAGCATGGAAGTGGGCCATGTTGGTGCCCAGAAGCTGGGAATGCCGCATGCATAGAAGCTTGATGGACTCCTCTCCAgttcagaaaacatttaaatacttaTTTGATTTCCACAGAGCCTACTTCCCTATAAGAAAGTCCTTAGCTAATGGAAGAAATTAACTTATTTCTCTCATTCCTAGCAAATTGCTAGCTTGAATGACTTTTTATTTAacctcctgggttttttttttctttaagaaattcacttaagaattaaacatttcttaaataaagGCAGTAGGAAAATGTTtctaaagaaacatttaacttttaTGTCTAACTTTTGACCTCCCATCACAGCTTCTTCTCTGCTCCTCATTGTTGTTGGAAAAGCAAGAAGTCAAGGGATCTGTCAGAGAAGCAAGAGGGTGTGATTGAAATTAGCCATATAACTGGACATCACTTAGGCCTGGCCTGCCTAGCATATAATGGAAATTACCTTGTGTTCTATCAACTCCCTGGGGCCCCAGAAAAGGGACATATGAATGAAATTcagaaaagagcaacaaaattaTTAAAGAGCTGTGGGGTTGATTTATGAGGCACATTATGAACGCTAAGTACATGTGGCTTGGCTGAACAATGACTAACTGAAGACAGGATGAATGCCTCTGAGTTTACGGAGAATGCaatcaccaagaaaaaaagaggcagggaGTGTCTTGAAGGTGATAACATCATTGTTAccacttctgtttctttttttttttttagttttatgttgtttttaacgGATGCATCATAATTCTACGTATTTAAGGGGTACAGTATGATTTTTCAAGACGTGTAGGTtacataatgatcaaatcagggtaatagCATAGCCATCACCTCAAATGCTCTTGATTTCTCTGTAGTAGGAACATTAAAAATGCTATCTTCTAGCTATTCTGAAGTACTTGAaacattattgttgactatagtcaccctacggTGCAATTAAACAAGAGAACTTAACAAAACTAACTGTAGCTTTGTACCCACTGACTGACTCCTCACGTCCTCCCCTCCTGACAccccccagcttctggtaaccactattctactctctacttctatgaggttgtttcattttttaatatgggGGCAGGGGCTGTGCTATTTCAACTGCCTGCTACAGAACTAAgcacaagtttttaaatttttcctaataATAAGAAAGATAACACGATAGCACTGAAAACAACATTGTACCTTTAGAAATGTAGGCAATTCTCTAAATGTGTTCTGGATAAGAGTACTGACTGAGAAGTAATAAGAATATAAATCAATTAACAGgctatgtgaaaaagaaaagacaaaaatgagccTCTGGTATCACTTCTGGCATGAGGGGATAAAAGGAGAGGACGAAATGAAGGGGGAAAAAGTAAATCGGCCAAAGTCCTTGCAGCTCATAACCCCATGGTTAGCTGTCAAGCCCAGCAATTCAAACAAGAGTCTCTAATGAGGTCTCCCCTGACTTCTCCCAGAGACCTCAACTGCCACATGGGTTATTTCAAACAGAAGATCACCAGCCTGTATTCCATCCTTTTAGTGCCAGGCGAGACCCAGAGAAGTTGCATGCCACGGGCTGATGGGTGGTGGCTGATAGGACCAATTTAGCTGCTGCTGAAGAACAAACAGCCTCCAGTTTGTTCTTACCTCATCTTACGCAGAGCAGTGAAAAGTGGCAAAACTTAAAATGAAGTTTGCAGTATCTCAAAAGGTCCAAGAAGTGACCACTTGCCTGACCCTGATAGATGTTGGGGATGTTACGGTGAATACGACATGCTCTGTATCCTCAAGGACTCCCaggcaggagagggaggcagtCACCAAAACAGACAAGTATAGTCACATGTTACATAACAATATTTTGCTCAACTATGGAGCGCAtgtacaatggtggtcccataagactataatggagctgaaaaattcctacaGCCCAGTGACCTCGGAGCTGTCATGACATTGTAGCACACTCATGTGTCTATGGTAACGCTAGTGGAAACAAACTTACTGCACTTTGAggcatataaaagtatagcacatataattatgtatagtCCATAATGCTTGATGATGTTAAGTGACTATGTCACTAGTTTATGTATTTACCATACTTTCCATCATTGTTTTAGAGCATACTTCTtctcctcattaaaaaaaaaaaaaaaaaaaagttaactataaaacagtctcaggcaggtccttcaggaaaTATTTCAGAAGAAGGCATTATTACCTGAAGAAATGACATCTCCATGCATGTTAGTGCCCCCTGACAACCTACCAGTGGGACAGGATGTggagtggaagacagtgatactgacgatcctgaccctgtgtagaccTAGGctaatatgtatgtttgtgtgttcgttttttacaaaaacaaaaaatattaaaactagaaaaaagcttgtagaggccacgtgcagtggctcgcacctgtaaccccagcactttgggaggctgaggcagatggatcatgaggtcaagagatcgagaccatcctggccaacatggtgaaaccccatctctactaaaaatacaaaaatcagctgggtgtggcggtgtgagcctgtagtcccagctactcgggaggctgaggcaggagaattgcttgaaccagggaggcagaggttgcagtgagcggagattgcaccactgaacttcagcctggtgacagagagagactccgtctcagaacaAAAGCTTGTAGAATAtggatatgaagaaaatatttgtgtacatCTGTAcgatatatttgtgttttaagataAGTGTTATTActaaagagtcaaaaagttaaaaaatttagtttatgtagtaaaaaattacaatatgctaaagttaatttatcattgaaaaagaaaatttttgaataaattcaGCTTAGCCTAAGTATAGTGTTTATAAAGGCTATAGTAGTGTACAGTTATGTCcaaggccttcacattcactcaccactgaCTCACTGAcacccactgcaagctccattcacggTAAGTGTCCTATACAGGTGgacaattttttatcttttataccatatttttactgcagcttttctatgcttagatatgtttaaatcacaaatacttaccattgtattacagttgcctacagtattcagtacagtaaatTCTGCAaaggtttgtagcttaggagcaataggctgtatcATACAggctaggtgtgtagtaggctacaccatccaCATCTGTGTAACTACACtccatgatgttcacacaacaatgaaatcaccCAAAGACACATTTCTCCAACCATATCCCCATTATTAAATGGTGTGACTATAATGATTATCCAATGAGTTATGAGATCAAAGAGATAAGCTCGGCATCCCAGGCCTGCACTGCGGATAACATCTATCCCGGCATGAAGGATTTCAGAGACTATGCGCTGGAGGCAGTGAAGCATGACATGACATGATTATCATCAGATGGTTTCACTTTCAATTTACAATTGTTTTAAGATGAAGAGCCTCATCCTACAGCATTTACAGCAGATGATGGAGTGGATATGTATTGTTTTGCTCGCcaagcttgctttctttttaaggaaCAGTCCTTTCTTCCCAAGAGAACTGCTCTTTCTCTCCATTCCAACCATGAGGTTCTAGCTAATCCCCATACTTCACCTTCCTTGTCCCCATTGATTAGTCCAGGGTGAACCCATCCAATTTCATTTCTGAAACTTTTGAAGTTGGGCCTAAGAGAGAGGGACATTCCTTCTGTGGTGATAAGGTCATAAAGTAAGAAGATTGGAAGGACCATTTTTGCTTATGTGGAAGTAATACTGTTGGCCCTCCTCTCTCTAGATCCCAGTTGCCTCTGAGGCCTCCCTGCACCATTCCCGTGCTGTCACTATGTGAAACATCACAGCATCCTTCCAGTAAAGTCCTCTTTTTGCGAAAACTAGTTCAAGTTTGGTTTCCATCTCTTGCAATCAAAACTGAGTAGCAGTGTTACACTTGTAGTGACTTCTTGACATGTTAATCTTTGTCTTAAAGATACATTTTCCctctcaccacccccaccccacgcTTTCCAAGAAGAGCTAGCCCAATCTCCATGTTGCCAATTTCTCCTTGTTCTATCTCATTCTATTCATGCTTGGAACACTTGGCCAATGCTCTCTACCTTCCCATTGGCAGTGCTTCTAGTTGCTCCATTTCAAAGTACATTAAAATGCTGTCTACCAAGAGCTACCACGAGAATCCTACTGAGTGGGTCAAGAGTGGGGCttaggaatctgtatttttaacaaaatacatgCTGGttgattctgatgtgcagccagCTGGAGACATCATTAGGCTAAATGGCTCATAAAACctatccatttgtttgttttttcttttatctttttttaaacttttatttcaagttcaggggtgtatgtgcaggtttgtttacacaggtaaatgtgtgtcatggacatttgttgcacagattatttcattgcccaggtattaagcctggtacccattagttatttttcctgatcctctcccttctctcacccTACACCCTCCAAAGCCCGTCAATTTGAAGAGTATGTAAATGTCCTACTCAAGAGTGCCAATGAACTGTTTCATCTCTAGTTAACTTGGAGTACTACTCAGTCTCATTTACCTCAAAGAAAGCAGAACTATTAGAGGCTTGGAAGTGTGTCGTAGCGATTTCAGGCTGCCGAGAGAATTATCTAGAAGGCGCTTGAGGTGACCTCATCATCTGCGGGTGTTGCAGAGGCAGACCTGGCCCCTTCCGCAAGCTGCCTTTGATTTCCTTCATGCTGGGGACAGATGAGGTAGAggccatttgtttctttttaaactctGGAATTACATCACAGGCCtgtctaattttctttaaaaagtgttttttgttttctgttttgttttttttgttgttgttgttttttgttttttttccaaagtagctATCCTCAAAAGAGCTGGGCATAGTTCTCCTAGGGGCAGCAGCAATGTTGAAGTATGGGGGGAAATTGTTCTAAATCCTTCAAGCAATGTCACCTTTGGAGCAGTAAAACTGCTCTCTCTTTCCCATGACAGATGACAAGCATGCCCCAGCAATCATTTTTTGGAAGCAGACGCTCGGTGGGAGAGGGATTGGATTTGCTGAAGGGTCAGCCAAGTCAAGTTAGTTCCTTCCTCACTTCTTCCCTGGCTGGAGGAGGTTTTGATGCTGGTGATGGTGGCTGAACTGAACCCACTTAGGAAACTCTCAAAGGTTTCTGAACTTTCAGGTGTGCCATCTCACATTTGATCGGCTACAGCAGGTGCTTCAAGGCTTTCTTCTGCCaaaaagatttgttttattttatgttttcttttgtgtgtgtgtgtgtgtgtgtgtgtgtgttttacttttatttctaacaAACTTGTGGATCTTGGGGCTTAGACTCAGGGAAGCTAGAAGGATTAGAGTCAAAAGAATTTTGCCATTTGGCCAATAGCATCCCCCCACTCCTGACATAGCGATTTTTTTCTAGGTTCCCTTCCCCCTGCCACTCCCCTCCCCCCAATGCacgcacacacgcgcgcgcacacacacacacacacacttttgtctttctcctctttctctcctttccttccttgcttctctcCCGTCCATCTCAACACATTCAATGAGTGCCCTAAACGGTGACAAACTTGCATGTGCTTCCCTCATGACTAAACCCCTGGGCCTTCTGCCAATCCCCCGCAGATGGCCCCAAACTGCAGGCATCCCGTAAGCGGACCCCACGCTTGCAGCCCTGGTTGGAACGGTCAGGGTGGAGGAGGATGGTGGGGAGTGGTGGTGTCTTCGTCCTGGGAGAAGGCGAAGCAACTTCCAGGAGGAAACGGGCGTTTCCTTCCCACGCGCTCGAGCGAGCCCTGGGTCCTGGCCTCGGAACTCCACCCAGCCCCTCCCTACGCTCTGGGAAAAGCCAGTCgccacacacaggcacacgcagGCCCCGGCGCCGCGCCCTAAGGAGAGCAGCACCCACAGCCAATTGCCATGGCAACCCCGGGGTTCGTTCCACTTCCCCACCCAGCCGatctcccccctcctccctgcaCTGCAGCCAACCGGCTTGCGCGCGTCCCAGGAGCGCGCTATAAAACCTGTGCTGGTGGTGCTGGGCGTGATCCGCAAGCGCCGGACCAGGGGGAAGGCGAGCAGTGCCAATCTACAGCGAAGAAAGTCTCGTTTGGTAAAAGCGAGAGGAGAAAGCCTGAGCATGCAGAGTGTGCAGAGCACGGGCTTTTGTCTCCGAAAGCAGTGCCTTTGCCTGACCTTCCTGCTTCTCCATCTCCTGGGACAGGTAAGTGGCACACCCTTAAGATGCCCCAAGTTACTTTGCCTTCCTGGGTGGCCCCCATTTGGTCACCGGGCTCTCTGTGTCTTCTACCCCAGCTGAGTGGTTTCTCCTTCTTGTCTCGCCTGCCTTCAGGTCGCTGCGACTCAGCACTGCCCTCCCAAGTGCCCGGGCCAGTGCCCCACGACGCCGCCGACCTGCGCCCCCGGGGTGCGCGCGGTGCTGGACGGCTGCTCCTGCTGTCCGGTGTGCGCCCGCCAGCGTGGCGAGAGCTGCTCAGATCTGGAGCCATGCGACGAGAGCAGTGGCCTCTACTGTGACCGCAGCGCAGACCCCAGCAACCAGACTGGCATCTGCATGGGTAATCCTGCCCCCTCTGCTGTTTGACCTCTTCTGCAGCTAACTGAAGctgcttcctcccttctcttttttcctccccttcccagAGGGCGATAAGCAAATAATAATATTGCAATAAGTGACATGTAtagagcacttactgtgtgtcaggcatgGTTTGGGGAGTACTTGGGGCTTTGGGGAATGCCAGAGCCAGAAAGGAAACCTGCCCTGGGGATGAAAGACATTCCTCACTTGGCTCCCTAGACAAGAATCTAAGCAGAGGGGGAGCCAGGCAGAGTTAAGGGCCAGTGAAGTCATTTCCTTCGGACATTTCTAGGGGGCCACTTGGGGCTGATGGAAGCTCGGGTTTACTCACACGCTCACAGTTTCCCAAACTGCAGTTGGGGAAAATCCAGCAGGTTTgttttcacacctgtaattgtcCCATTTGAACCAAAGCAAATGCTAGTCTCCTGGGACAACTATGTAAACCCTTCTCTGACTGCAAGTGAAATAAAATGCAGGCAACTAGCCAATCCAGGCTTCTAAAACATAATCAATCGGGGATCAATTTTTCACACGGTACAACATTGTAGTTGGAGATTGTCCCTTCCTTTCTGGACAGGAGggcttttacttttctctctaaGCTACTGATGATTTATTATGCTTGAGTGTCAAGGAATCTCAATGCCCTTCCCAATTTGATCAGCTAACCTGTTGGAAAACATAGAGtacactttttctctttttaagtctAAGCTGCTGGAGTAGGAAACTCTAAGGAGGTTCTTGCAAAATGACTGAACATTGGGAACAACGGCCAGGGGGCCTTGGGGACATTACTTCACAGTTGCACACctctttcctcatccataaaatgagtgGCAAGACTAGATGATCTTGAAGGTTTTCTCTTGCTCTGAGAGGCCTCCATGAGGACATCACTCTACCGTAGATACATGAGAAACTGGATTGCCTGAACTGGAAAAGGACTTGGGTTTTGGAACATGTCCTCCAAATCTTACATAGCTTCTTCACTGTATTGTGTTCTTGTTTTTGCTCCTCCTCTTTGCTTTCCTCTTTGCTTCCCCAATATTCTAGCGGTAGAGGGAGATAACTGTGTGTTCGATGGGGTCATCTACCGCAGTGGAGAGAAATTTCAGCCAAGCTGCAAATTCCAGTGCACCTGCAGAGATGGGCAGATTGGTTGTGTGCCTCGCTGTCAGCTGGACGTGCTACTGCCCGAGCCTAACTGCCCAGCTCCAAGAAAAGTTGAGGTGCCTGGGGAGTGCTGTGAAAAGTGGATCTGTGGCCCAGATGAGGAGGATTCACTGGGAGGCCTCACTCTTGCAGGTGAGAAACTCAGTATACCTAGGGCTGGTCATAGTAGAGGGTAAATACAAACATGAAGAATTTGCAATCTCTTGGATTTGAAAAGAGAAACTGGCCTGTTTCTGGCCATTCAGTTGTGGATTTCAGGTTGCCCACTGAGATCAAACACATGAGATCAAACACATTTGTAGACATTAGATCAAACATACTCATAAACTCAAACTAAGTTATAGAAGTTTGCTGCAATTGCTCCTAAAGAGGACCTCCCAAATTCActcttttgtcttatttttgtcttAGTGGATGACTACTACTTGTATTTTAATCCATCCCACTTGACCCTCATTAGCACtacaaagacaaaattttaaatcctctttcttttctcaatcCTGTACACTACCTAGGCTGTCTCATGATTAACCTCCTTAAAGAAGGCTACTCATCCCTGGACAGGTGTCACTGAAAAGTATCATCTTTCCACATGCTGTAGTAAGGCTCAGATGGCACTTCAGGACCTttttttgattcttctttttgttttctcttatcaatgaagtagttttttaaaaaatctcaagagACAGTAGAGGATTATTTCAGAAGCCATTCATTAGCCAGATTACTTATATTAGCAGTATCCAGAATTGTATACTATTGCTGAGGGCAGACATTATCAGTCAtgccagaaataaataaaagaataaattcagTTCTGTGTCCTGGGAGCATGGgtgtttaataggtacagagttgCATGAGACCCACTTTCTAATAATGGCTGAAAAGGACCACTTTCCAGTCCTCACATGTTACCCAATATGGCTGTCTTTATCTATACATCCCATAGCTTACAGACCAGAAGCCACCCTAGGAGTAGAAGTCTCTGACTCAAGTGTCAACTGCATTGAACAGACCACAGAGTGGACGGCATGCTCTAAGAGCTGTGGTATGGGGTTCTCCACCCGGGTCACCAATAGGAACCGTCAATGTGAGATGCTGAAACAGACTCGGCTCTGCATGGTGCGGCCCTGTGAACAAGAGCCGGAGCAGCCAACAGATAAGGTAGGAGCCTGAAGGAAACCTCCCATCCTGAAGGTAATGGCCCTGTCTCCTTGTAGCCTGGGCTTCAGAAAGTCACTGTGTCACTCTGTGACAGAGAGAGCAGCTGTAACTGGGAGTCAACCCCAGAGAAAAGGCAGTGGGGTTCCTGAAGCTGGcctatcttcttttttctctttaacataTTGAAATACTCCAGGCAACTCACAGTACACCCTCAGGTAAAGAGGGAGAGGGGCCAGATAACTATAATGCTTTTCCCAATGGAGAACGGTCTAGCAAATCCCATACCATTCCTGGAGAAAACTGGCTACCCAGTTGTCAAGCACCACTGATTCTAGACTGGTCAGTTCTGACCTCAGTTCTCTTTACTCATCAGGTTCAATATGTATGGGTAGAGGCCATGTGGGTCTTACCTCTCAGTCCTCAGCTCTCTACCTGGCACATACTGTGTGCGTGATAAACAACTGTTGATAAATAAGTGAGTGACTGTCTGGGAATTattgttggtatttttaaaaacctagtgGAAATAATACATTTGCCAGCATAAGGCAATATGGGCCAAATAAAACAGcacatatctttttatttttttttgctggaATTATATCAACTCAGTATGTTAACACTGAATGTGAGATGCGCAGATCAGAAGCTCTGATTGGTTGCTGATGACATCACAGGCTTTGTTACCAGAGCCCTATATCAGATAAATACAATACCCAATTTGAACCATTATATGGATCCTTATACAAACCTAAGACTAAAATAAAACAGTCCTTAGCAATTCAAGATTTACATATCTTGACACTGAAGCAATATCATCTAGTGCGTAAGAGGATAACTGTGGAGCCAGACAGCTTGGCTTCAAATTCTGTCTTTCCACATGAACTAGCTATGTAATCTTGGGCAATTTTCTTAACTTCTCAGCCTCAATTCCTTCTCCCACATAATGGGGCTGCTGAAAGTACCTACCTTAAGTTGTCATGGTGATTAAATAGAATGAATCTGCAAAATGCTGGGTATAGATTAAGTACTCTGTTAACAGTAGCCACCATTACTTATGATTTCTATGTACTGGTAAAATAAGAGTCCATAGTGATTGCATTAGTTATATGGCTGCTtagctaaataattttttgaggTCCATCCTAACTTTATGTTTCTTCCACCAGTTTAGAAAGAACACCTAGAAACACCTTATCCCTAAAATTATATCCTAGGAGATGCACTTCCCCACACTCAGGGGAATTCAAACATACATCTAACATAGTCATGTAGGTTCACTCACATAAGCAGTctcacatacaaacacatacacacacacaggaatgtTGTTATCCTGTACCATTTTGTGGGTGCTGACAAGAATACAtgctaaatattaaatacaaaaatataagaaacaagaagtccttaaatattttcaatggcACAGCAACTTCTTTATTAAATGTTTCCATTTAATACCTCCAAGATGTGGCTTTTTCTATTGTGTCTTTTtgcaaaatttgtattttttcttgtaatttgcaTCTTCTTTAATACTTGGATAtgttattttaaagatgtttatttatagtatacatattttataaaaattgtactAGAATACCAATCATGACTTCCTTGTCTCCAAGAGATTCTTAAATCTAAGACAGCggttcttaaagtgtggtccCCACACCAGCAGCATCATCTAAGAAGTTGTTAAAATGCACATTTGTGGTGTGGGTCCCACATCAGATGTACTGAATCCAAAACTCATGGTGTAAGGTCCGACAGCTTGTTTTAAGAAATCCTCtagatgattctgatgtgcacTGAAGTTTGAGAGTCACTGATTTAAGATAATTCCACATCTAATCACCCCACAAGCTGTGGGTCATGCCTATGAAGGTGAACAGTGGATAATTGTAGGAAATTAGTAGATGAAGAAATATAAGtaagagccaggcgcggtggctcacgcctgtaatgccagcactttgggaggccgaggtgggcggatcacaaggtcaggagattgagaccacggtgaaaccccgtctctactaaaaatacaaaaaattagccgggcgcggtggcaggtgcctgtagtcccagctacttgggaggctgaggcaggagaatggcaggaacccgggaggcggagcttgcagtgagccgagatcgtaccactgcactccagccagggggacagagcaagactccctctcaaaaaaaaaaaaaaaaaaaagtaagaaataaaacatagtcAATTCTTTGCTGAATTATCAATATTAGGCCTCTTCATTTATCATTACTAATACAATCTTGAATACATTTTCCACTTTATTTGCCTTCATGCAAATTCCATGTCTTGAAATGTCCTGAGGTCATCATGTAATAGAAAGAATGGGCTTTGTATCAGACAAATTCAAATATTAGATGTTTTCTGATCCCTTTAGGtctttgagactcagtttcttcatctgtaaaatgggtaatTGTTCTTTCTATGAATGATTATTCCTTGTATGAATGAATACTGTTAAAAAGGTTGAGTTAATGTCTGAAGAGTGTTGGAAACATAAAATAATGCCAGATTTATACCCACTCTGTTTATAagacattgtattagtccattttcacactgctgtaaagaactacctgagactgggtaatttataaagaaaagatgtttaattgacttacagttacacatggctggggaaacctcaggaaacttacaatcatggcagtaggtgaaggggaagcaaagcacatcttacatggcagcatgagagagagagagagagagagagagagagagatacagcgagagggggaggtgccacacttttaaaccatcagatcttgtgagaactcactaccatgagaataggaagggaaaaatctgcccccatgatctaattacctcccagcaggcccctccTCTCACACATGGCAATTACAatatgagatgagatttgggtgggaacacagagagCCAAACAGTATCACATGTAAAAATTCATTTGGCTAAAAATGACACCAAAGCATGTTATAATGTCTTAAAAGATAGGTTTTGTTATTATACATGTGCTTTCACCTTCATGCTCATCTCCTCAATGTCAAAAGACCATTATGTACAATTAGGCAAGGTGTTCACAttccaggaagaaaggaaaatgcatATAGGAACAATAAAGAATTGTACCTACTCAAAGGACAAAGGATTTCCCAGATTCCCTTGGCTTATGTATCCTTGGCCAGAACTTTGCCACAAAGTTATTCCAAGTCCCAGATAGGCTGTGGAAGCAAATACTTTTAGCTGACTATATTGCTCAAGCAAAATTAATGTTCTGATAGCAAAGAAGAAAGACCAATAGATATTGGGTGGGCAACTAGCACGTAATTCCATACTCTAAAATTGTCCCTCAGAGGAATAGTAGCCATTCAAAACatcacctcttttttctttcttagaaaggaaaaaagtgtcTCCGCACCAAGAAATCACTCAAAGCCATCCACCTGCAATTCAAAAACTGCACCAGCCTGCACACCTACAAGCCTAGGTTCTGTGGGGTCTGCAGTGATGGTCGGTGCTGCACTCCCCACAATACCAAAACCATCCAGGCAGAGTTTCAGTGCTCCCCAGGGCAAATAGTCAAGAAACCAGTGATGGTCATTGGGACCTGCACCTGTCACACCAACTGTCCTAAGAATAATGAGGCCTTCCTCCAGGAGCTGGAGCTGAAGACTACCAGAGGGAAAATGTAACCTGTCACTCAAGAAGCACACCTACAGAGCACCTGTAGCTGCTGCGCCACCCACCATCAAAGGAATATAAGAAAAGTAATGAAGAATCACGATTTCATCCTTGAATCCTATGTATTTCCTAATGTGATCATATGAGGACCTTTATAGCtgtctttttatttaacaaaaaaatgtaattaactgTAAACTTGGAATCAAGGTAAGCTCAGGATATGGCTTAGGAATGACTTACTTTCCTGTGGTTTTATTACAAATgcaaatttgtataaatttaagaaaacaggtATATAATTTACTTTGTAGACTGTATCACATCGCACTCGTCATATTTTG
This region includes:
- the NOV gene encoding protein NOV homolog, whose amino-acid sequence is MQSVQSTGFCLRKQCLCLTFLLLHLLGQVAATQHCPPKCPGQCPTTPPTCAPGVRAVLDGCSCCPVCARQRGESCSDLEPCDESSGLYCDRSADPSNQTGICMAVEGDNCVFDGVIYRSGEKFQPSCKFQCTCRDGQIGCVPRCQLDVLLPEPNCPAPRKVEVPGECCEKWICGPDEEDSLGGLTLAAYRPEATLGVEVSDSSVNCIEQTTEWTACSKSCGMGFSTRVTNRNRQCEMLKQTRLCMVRPCEQEPEQPTDKKGKKCLRTKKSLKAIHLQFKNCTSLHTYKPRFCGVCSDGRCCTPHNTKTIQAEFQCSPGQIVKKPVMVIGTCTCHTNCPKNNEAFLQELELKTTRGKM